One part of the Paenibacillus silvisoli genome encodes these proteins:
- a CDS encoding Gfo/Idh/MocA family protein, whose translation MTIKVGIAGRRGLNYWLGFQSDPRFRVEAFCELDEAVLQEDAAKFGIPRSYRIYEDMLQSDLDAIVVATPMQLHVSQTIAALDAGKHVLCEVTAGVAMDELWWLQESVERSGKVYMMSENACYFPENQIIAGMVRDGLFGEAYFGEGEYLHDIRHLGRLPGGKPSWRSYWQLGKRGAFYPTHSLGPLMKWFEGDAVRSVSTFGSGWHAAPEYRQEDTTLTVCRLESGKLIKLRIDCLSPRPKNAYYSLQGTKGCYEAPRGLGDTHKIWLEGMDASAEQANWRPLSDYMHYLPERYRLATEEQKSAGHWGSDFFIVHDFIQAITAGTKPEIDVYDACEWTAVALLSELSAMNGGKEMTMPKFRKGMPRAEQIIRI comes from the coding sequence GTGACGATCAAAGTCGGCATCGCCGGCCGAAGAGGCTTGAACTATTGGCTTGGCTTCCAGTCTGATCCTCGCTTCCGCGTCGAGGCGTTTTGCGAGCTGGACGAAGCGGTGCTGCAAGAGGACGCCGCAAAGTTCGGCATTCCCCGATCGTACAGGATCTACGAAGATATGCTGCAATCCGACCTGGATGCGATCGTCGTCGCCACGCCGATGCAGCTCCACGTCAGCCAGACGATTGCCGCGCTCGATGCGGGGAAACACGTCCTGTGCGAGGTGACGGCAGGCGTGGCGATGGATGAGCTGTGGTGGCTGCAGGAAAGCGTGGAGCGCAGCGGCAAGGTGTACATGATGTCGGAGAACGCCTGCTATTTTCCGGAAAATCAAATCATCGCCGGCATGGTGAGGGACGGCCTCTTCGGCGAAGCGTATTTCGGAGAGGGAGAGTATTTGCACGATATTCGCCATCTCGGAAGGCTGCCCGGCGGCAAACCCTCTTGGCGCTCCTATTGGCAGCTCGGCAAACGCGGCGCCTTCTACCCAACCCACAGCCTCGGGCCGCTCATGAAATGGTTCGAAGGCGATGCCGTCCGATCCGTCTCGACGTTCGGAAGCGGCTGGCATGCCGCTCCCGAATACCGGCAGGAGGATACGACGCTGACAGTATGCCGGCTGGAGAGCGGCAAGCTGATCAAGCTGCGCATCGACTGCCTGTCCCCGCGGCCGAAGAATGCCTACTATTCGCTGCAAGGGACGAAGGGCTGTTACGAAGCGCCCCGCGGTCTCGGCGATACGCACAAGATTTGGCTGGAAGGCATGGATGCGAGCGCCGAGCAGGCGAACTGGCGTCCGCTGTCGGACTATATGCACTATTTGCCCGAACGGTACCGGCTGGCCACGGAGGAGCAAAAGTCCGCGGGGCATTGGGGCTCCGATTTCTTCATCGTCCATGACTTCATCCAGGCGATTACGGCTGGAACGAAGCCGGAGATCGACGTCTACGATGCCTGCGAATGGACGGCCGTCGCGCTGCTTTCCGAGCTGTCCGCCATGAACGGCGGCAAGGAAATGACGATGCCGAAGTTCCGCAAAGGCATGCCGAGAGCGGAGCAAATCATTCGAATATGA